The Vicia villosa cultivar HV-30 ecotype Madison, WI unplaced genomic scaffold, Vvil1.0 ctg.001753F_1_1, whole genome shotgun sequence DNA segment TCTAAAATATCAACTCCATGAGAATGATCTCATTCATATATCATGTAACACATGTCTACTATCTCCAACTACTGTTGTACggtttgcattcataacattagACCACACCAGAGCTACAATCGTATTCATTGTCATTTTCTAATTTCGATTCACATTGACATACTATTGTGTTGTACTCAGTATGCTATAAATAATATAAGAAATTATTTAACTTTATATTATTATCTCTATGTGCAGTTTCTATTGAAAAGATACTAATGATCCAACCAGAGATACAAATCGCTTGCAAAATGAGGTTCATCATTCATagcataatataaaaataaaaagaataattgtattaaaaaataaaactaaaagaaACAATTTAAAATGAACGAACATAATATTTGTTTTCTTACTTAAATTTATGTAATTGTCACATATCagattttttaaattgatttattttgcGTACTACATGGCGAATTCGGTGgaaattttaattcttttatcaAAGAAGGTTCTAACAATTGGAGGAAATGTTGCTATGAAACTTTAGGAATAAAACATGAAAAGcttaaaaataacataatttttgaaGAGATAGATGTACTTGTCCATTCTACCTCATTTGTTTCACAATTGTTGAGACTATCACTATTATAACAAACATATATAATTTCAGCTCCAAAGTAGATTTAATCTCGATTTCACATGTGAGGTAACTATGAGGGTCataaaaatttactattttatcTATTGATTTTGTAACAATCAAGGGGTAAATTATTCTGCACGTGGTTTCGAACTCCAATGATTTTTTTATAGAATAATTAATCATCGTGTGTCGAAAGGACCattgacataaaaatattgttttgttAGAAATGTCATGATGAATTGTTCGTTCATATAAGTTGCCTTTTGAAGATTAACCGGTGTGAATCATAATTCATTGATTTCTACACAAATATTAATGTCAATCCACTTGCAGTTAAATAAAGACACTTCAAAAGTAACATAATCAATCTCCAAAAACTCTTCAATGACCCCAAAGCACCCTCTAGACGCTAGTAAAGGATTGTTATCTTTGGAACTAGAGAAGTACATTAATTAAGCTTCAATTATAACCCCACTATTTTTCATAGTACTatgatcatcatttaattttgtatAGAATGAAAATTTAGTAATGTCGTATGCACTCCAAATTAATACAATAAACTTAGAAATATGTGACATCTATTTAATTGTCTCTGATGCACTactctcttttaaaaaaattattaaatcaaGTTATGAAAATTTTGTTATGCTCAATCAACACTTTTTTTCACTCATCCAGAAGAATTTTTCCTTGATAAGACTTTTGTGAACGGACAAGTTAAGTTGAACTTCATCAacattatttaatataaagaaatgTGCTTGTAGAAATATATCTCGGTTAAATGTCTTAACATTTAAACCTTGAATACCTCTTCACCGAACGTCTTAGTATATTCTGTCTTACCTTTAATGTTGAGAAGTGTTCCAATCAAACTATCACATACATGTTTTTCCACTTGCATCTCATCAAGATAATTTCTTACATTGAGAAtagaccaatatggaagatcACAAAACACCGACAtctttttccaaatatctttctCCACTAAACCTTTTTTATTCATTtcaacactactacaaaaaacccATGTTACCTCGAGTGCAAAGGGGATTTTACCTTAGTTTTACAAGTGGGGTAACGACGAGAGTCGTGAAAACTTGCCACTTTATTCCCCAGTTTCTGATTAATCGAGGAGATGGTTGAAATTGCCATTGGTTCGATGTCCAATGAAtgcatttttatattttcaaaaatagcACCAAATACCATTCTGTTCAAGACAAAAACCGAGGGgaaagataatttttttaaaaatacaagttacatttttaaaataaaatattaaatcagATTGTTTACAAATTACATttttttacacagaatattacattgtttacacaaaatatttaagtataaatacataataaattttgaatttgattcatCGTTATCACTATCAGTGAAGATGAAATGCTCTTGTTTCATTGAATTTTGGGGAAGATCGAATATTTgatatttcattcatttgattctgatataaaataaataaaggttaGATAAATAAAGTAAGTATACAATTATATGACTATTTAAAAACACAAATCTTGAACCCAAATATCTTTCTTCTATTGCAATTTATCATAGAGAACTGTTGCGGCGGAAAATTTGAGATCAACGCCATTGATTGACTCGACtcgttatttcagtgaaagtcgccaccgcactttattgtttccaaaggaaatggaaaaagagcgaaataaacccaaaatgaagtttttggaacaaaaaaaaaggatcttaggtacgggtgctgattatacaaggggaaggttttaaaaACCCCCCATATCTGTGGTACTCTATAGGAACCTTTTTAAAAATCTGTGTTTATTAAAAAGATattgtgtgcaaaagaaagggtttgtttgatttttttaaaataagctcggcaaaatattacatcttgtgcctacatacctcctcagtgtaatggagaagtcagagctaatataGTTCTACTTGAAAGGGAGGattttaaaaagaataaacactttatcgtcgtagGAGAAAATACTCGGCCATTAATCTtaaacatgagaacaaatggattatttgcatcataaatgaaagaagggctcataaaatcaacaagtacgccactagctctctcaagtggaaaagattccattatatATATTTGGGTTGGGACTGATTTTCTATTATAGTTAATAGAGGGGCTGAGTTGGTTGTGGTGGAGTGGATTCATAACCCGTCGGAGCTTGTTGGGGTCAACTTGTAGGGAAGGAGGTTTGGGCTGTTTTTTAGCctttgtttttgttctttttgTATTGGGTTAACACTCTTTATGCTGTTTAATACAAAATTGTTTAAGACATGAGAAGTAACTGAGAGGAGAAGTGTGACATAATTTCTAATTTTGaaaatacaaaattaatattattaaaagatAGAATTCATAACCAGTGTCACTTTTCTTTTTGATTGACAGTTAAAAAAAATGACGCACTTTTCATTACACCTCATATTTTCCAGCcgaattaaaaacatttattttgtGTAGTGCATTCGTATATCGTGTAACATGTCTAGTATTCCCAACTACTATTGTACGATTCAttttacaatttttaattttttaattctgAATAACTTATATGTTGCTACCGACATACTAAATAACTATGCTGTACTCGCTATGCTATAAATAAGATACTTGGCATGCAATAAGTATTACCAAATCAAAACTTGACTATCACTTTCATTCTTTTCTATAATGAACTCTGGAAGCATGCAAGACTTCTTCAAGGGAAAAACTATTTTAGTTACTGGCGCAACTGGTTTCTTGGCAAAAGGTAATATATAATCATTTTtgtaatatattaaattattaaaatatatttaactataTATTGTCATCTATTAATTTATCTTTATGTGCagtttttattgaaaagataCTAAGGATCCAACCTGACATAAAAAAATTGTATCTACTCCTAAGAGCTTCAAACTCTGATTTGGCTGCACATCGCTTGCAAAATGAGGTTCATCATTTATTGTATAATAtagatttaaaacaaataattccaataaaatttaaaaataaaaaaaaaactataaaaaatgaACAAACATAATATTTGTCTTCTTACTGAAATTTATGTAATCGTCACATATCaggtttttgaaattgatttatttCGAGTACTACGTGGCGAGTTGGGTGAAGATTTTGATTCTTTCGTGTCAGAGAAGGTTGTAGCAATTGCAGGAGATGTTGGTATTGAAAATTTAGGAATAAAAGATGAAAAGCTTAAAATTGAGATGTTTGAAGAGATAGACGTTATTGTCCATTCTGCTGCAACTACAAATTTTGATGAAAGGTGAAAtataattttcataaaaataacataagttAAATACTATAAATTAGTCAAATAAATCTCATCATTTAGTATAATACTACTTCATTTCTGTATAGATTTGATATATCAATGGATGTTAATACAAAAGGAGCTTTACATGTATTGAACTTTGCAAAGAATTGTCAAAAACTAAAGGCTTTTGTGCACATATCCACTGGtaatttattgtctttaatttattttagagaTTAGTTTCATTTTTTGTcttcaatttattttaatcaattactaATTATAACATAAACCCATGTAACTTCTAGCATATGTGTGTGGAGATGCTAAGTATGAAAATGGAATTGTAAGAGAGAAAGCATTTGAGATGGATCAATCTCTAAAGGAGACCTCAAAATTAGATATACACAAAGAAATGAAATTGTTGGAGGAAAAAATAGCTGAACTCAAAACAATGAATGCAGATGAAAGTACAATGAAATTTGCATTGAAAGATTATGGAATGGAACGGTTTGTCAAATTATTATTGTGttacatttttttaattcttttattaaaTTCTTTTATCAGGTTatatatctaatatatatttatgtgatctgacttaaattatatataatgcaAAAATAGAGCAAATTTGCATGGATGGCCAAACTCATATGTATTCACAAAAGCAATGGGAGAGATGCTTTTAGTGCACCATAAAGAAAATGTAGCATTGATCATTATACGCCCTACAATAGTAACCAGTACTTTCAATGATCCATTTCCTGGTTGGATTGAAGGTGTAAGGTATATTCACACCTACTCACAAatgtcaaaatattaatttttatgtaCCAATacataggttttattataaataaattcattctaatgtaatttaattggttaaaaaaatttaaaaaaattaatactttttaaggaaaattaagaataaattaaaataatagtgaATATTTTTGTTGTAgttcttaaaattatttttaaaatttaaatttgattaatttttaatattttgttctcatataatatattttagatGAGTTAGATAAGTGTTAGCTGTTGGTCTATGATTCTATTTCTGCCAACAATAACCCTTtgtataattgtatttttttcataATGTATTAATGTAAATAGGTTGTTGATAATTAAATCaacaacttttttttaaaaaaataataatattttattaattattaagctTAAATGTAGTTTTAAtactcaaatttttttaaataatttttatttctctATTTAAAAAGCCAAGTATTTAGTCCTTCCCATTAGAGCAAACATTTTCTTGCTCTATAAGAAATAATGTAAGAAGATATAAAGAGATGAAATAAGAGATATCAAAGTAGTTGGCTATACTTAATTTCTTGATATTTGTATTTGGTAACAAATTACTTAATTTTTGTTTGCAGAACTATTGACAATGTGATATATAGCTATGGTAAAGGAAAACTGAAGTCTTTTGTTGGGGACCCCATAACAATTCTAGATGcagtaagtatatatatatatatatatatatatatatatatatatatatatatatatatatatatatatatatatatatatatatatatatatatatatatatatatatatatatatatatatatatatatatatatatatatatatatataaaagttggatattaatttttcataaaactCACCTTTAAGTATTATTTAATTATGaatatattaatcaattatttttaatCTAAGTATTGTGATGGCTTCAATTTCTTTTCTAAGCAATGtacttcaatttttttcttaCACAATATTGGAAACTAACTATGTAAAGTGTAAACTAAGTAATATTAGACTTAGTTTTTTCTCAATTAACATATTAACACACTTAATTTTCTaacaatatataatttataaaaaatttcaaattcatcctCATAAAAATCACCTTTAAGTATTATTTAATTATGaatatattaatcaattatttttaatCTAAGTATTGTGATGGCTTCAATTTCTTTTCTAAGCAATGTACTTCAATTTTTTCTTACACAATATTGGAAACTAACTATGTAAAGTTTAAACTAAGTAATATTAGACTTAGTTTTTTCTCAATTAACATATTAACACACTTAATTTTCTaacaatatataatttataaaaaatttcaaattcatcctCATATTAAATATTTGACATGTTCTAAAAATCGATGtggatatcaaaatttttttcaataagcaatgaATATAtgaatcgcactaggggtgcaacccttacatcaaGAGAACACTAATAAGTGTTGGTACATAAAAGTGGTATTTTATACCAATTGTAAAAATTACTCCTAATGCTTGCTTCAATGTTACAAACCCATCTCcaagaataaaacaaaatatttgagATCACCACATCGAAGCTAAAAATAACGTTTTCGAATATGATTGCATTCCTCATGATCCAAATGCACCAAATTAAAGCCAACCAAATTGTGTTTAATTTGTCTCTAAAGTTGTTGTTTTTCACCTTGTCTTGTATGCACCCGAagttcttgaagtcttcaaaagaAAGAGCCACCTCGTTTCCCAACCAAAGAAAAATTCTCTTCCAAACCGCTAAAGAAACATGGCATTGGAAGAAAAGGTGTTCCATAGATTCCGGGTGGTTAGAGCAAAAAGGGCAAtcaagagatgagagattagacACACCTCTATTAGCAAGGAGAACTTTGAGCGGGAGTCTATTGATAAAAAATCTCCAAGAATAGATCTTGATCTTAGCCGGTAAGATTAGCTTCCAAATAACATCCAACAACTTTATGGTGAAAGTTGGCCACGCTATCTCCTTATCGTTAGACACCAAATGTGACACACTAGCCACCGAGAAAATACCGTTAGGATTAAGTTTCCAATGAAAGTCGTCCTTTACCAAAATGTCCGGCTCTACACCTTCTAAACGCGTCTTTAATTCCCTCAATTCATTGTGAAAGATGGAATTATTCGGATCCGGTGAGACCAAAAGATTATCTCCAAAAATAGCCTCCAAGTTTCTAAGTGCTATTCCCGTTATTCCAAGTGATTACCTCTTCAACCGCACAAAGCTTATTGGTCGATCGATCAAACAAAAACGGAAAGCAAGTACGAAGAGGTTGATCTcccaaccaacaactatgccaaaaaagagTGTTGTTTCCTTGCTTGAAGTCACAAGAGACCCAATCGGTAAAACCATCTCCCAAATCGTCTTCTTTGAAATCGTTTAGAATTAAATCTCTCCACCAACTAGAATCATCCCGGTTAAGGGAATCCTTGCAAGAAGCTAGAACTTTAAG contains these protein-coding regions:
- the LOC131636469 gene encoding fatty acyl-CoA reductase 1-like, whose amino-acid sequence is MNSGSMQDFFKGKTILVTGATGFLAKVFIEKILRIQPDIKKLYLLLRASNSDLAAHRLQNEVFEIDLFRVLRGELGEDFDSFVSEKVVAIAGDVGIENLGIKDEKLKIEMFEEIDVIVHSAATTNFDERFDISMDVNTKGALHVLNFAKNCQKLKAFVHISTAYVCGDAKYENGIVREKAFEMDQSLKETSKLDIHKEMKLLEEKIAELKTMNADESTMKFALKDYGMERANLHGWPNSYVFTKAMGEMLLVHHKENVALIIIRPTIVTSTFNDPFPGWIEGVRTIDNVIYSYGKGKLKSFVGDPITILDAIPADMVINCVIAAIFIHSNQPPKNFIYHVSSSIRNPLRYSDIRNFCHWYFTKNPCINQNGKPIVVSNPFRVNNFDAFNIYMSATQRVLNLVSKICPNSLQDVYDKKSRQIRMMHRLGTLYKPYVYFKSVFDDTNTEILRMATKGHPKIENVELNFDPTSIDWTDYMMNTHIPGLVKYQTK